ATTGTTGCATAGTTGTCACCGGTTCTTGTGGTGCCATCTGCGTTGACGAAACGTCTTGTCCAACTATTGGTTGTACTGGGCTTTCCTGTTGTACTTCTGCTGTAACCGCTACTTCTTCTTGCTCAGGATTCATCAATTGTTGCACTAAAGATTTACTAAATTCTAAAGGTAACAACTGCATAATATTTGAATCGATTAAATTACCAATCTTTAATCGGAATGATACTTTAACAAGCAATTCTTCTGATGGGATGTTTTCTGTTCCTTGATTTTGTGAAAAATTCATCAAATCAATTGTAGGGGGTGAAATATCCACTTTCTTATTAAAGATTGTTGACATAGATGTAGCTGCAGATCCCATCATTTGATTCATAGCTTCTTGCACAGCACTTAAATGGATTTCTCCTAAATCTTCTGCTGGGGCTTCTCCATCTCCACCTAACATTAAGTCGGCTATTATAGCTGCATCAGATTGTTTAATAACAAGTAGATTCATACCCATTAATCCTATTGTATATTCTACTTGGATCGCCACATATGGGTGTGGGAATTCTTCTTCCAATTTATCCCGATTAATCATACTAATCGTTGGAGTAGTGATTTCCACTTTTTGACCTAGCAATGCAGATAAAGCCGTTGCAGAACTTCCAAAAGAAATATTGCCAATTTCTCCAAGTGCATCTTGAGACATAGGATCTAAATAATCTTCTACATTATATTCTGTTTGAGAAGACGTTTCATCATTTTTTTCGATAGATTCGCCTCTTAATAGGGCTTCAATTTCTTCTTGTGATAACATATCATCACTCATCATCGTCTCCTCCTTTCAAAGACTCTATTACTTGAACAGCCATTCTATTTTTTAACTTACCAGGTTGAACGGTAAATTTAGGTATGCCCCCAACCTTTAAGATCAGTGGCTGGCTAATTTTCTGATTTAGTTGAATCACATCACCGTATTGAAGTAATAGGAAATCTTCAATACTAATATCAGAAATACCTAGTTCAGCAACAACTTCCAAATCAGATTGCTTTACTCGTTTTTCGATAATAGCTGTTTGTTCTGGAGAAACCTCTTTTTTATTTGATTGCATCCAGTAACGAACAGATAAGTTTGGCACAATTGGTTCTAAAACAACATGTGGTATACAAATATTAATCATCCCACTTGTTTCACCAATGATTGAGTTGAATGATATCACTACAACTGTTTCATTTGGAGATATCATTTGTAAGAATTGCGGATTTACCTCTAATTCAGTTAATACCGGATCAATATCCGCAATGTTCGCCCACGCTTCTCTCAAATTATCAAAAGAGCGTTCGAATAGGTTTGTCATAATTTTTGTTTCAATTTCTGTAAGATTATCTACATTACTATGACTTGCCCCTGTCCCTCCCATCAAACGATCTAACATGGAATATGCAATATTAGGATTGATTTCCATTAAAATATTACCATCTAAAGGAGGAACTTCAAATACATTGATCAAAGTCATATTAGGTATTGATCGGATAAATTCTTCAAATGGTATTTGGTCGACTGATGCGACAGTAATTTGCACATATGTTCGAAGCTGTGCAGAGAAAAACGTAGTTAGCAAGCGTGCAAAATTTTCATGTATTCTTGTTAGACTTCGAATCTGATCTTTTGAGAATCGGAGGGCACGTTTGAAGTCATAGACTTTTACTTTTTTTGACTCCTCTTCTTTTTTAATGTCATCTGCCGTCATTTCTCCCGTTGATAACGCTGATAAAAGCGCATCAATTTCGGATTGAGATAACACATCTCCTGCCATTTGCCCACCTCCATTTACTATTCAATGAATGATTACTGAATAATGAGAGAAGTAATATATACTTGTTGAACTTCTCCGTCTTGCATTAGTCCATTAATCTTCGTTTTTAACGTATTTTCAAGCAATTCTTTACCTTTTTTTCCTTCCAAGTCTGCTTTTGACATTTCAGATAATTCTCCGATTAAAATACTTTTCACTTGGAAATCACGTTTTTTCAATTCTGCAGCTGCATCTTTACTTGATGTTTGAATTTTAAGTGCAATTTTAGCATAGTTATCATCTGCAATATTAGTTGTTATTTCATCGATATCAACTGATTCTGCAACGATATCATCAATATTTTGAACTGAAGATGCTGATGTTCCCTTATTAAGTTGAGTAATAACAACAACGGCAACAACTCCAATAAGCGTAATTGACACTAAAATAATTAACATAATGGATAGTAGCTTATTCTTCTTCATCCTTTTCACCTCTTACGTGCGGGTTTGATAGGAGTTGCACACTACGATAAAATTCAATAATTTTTTTTTGAACCTCATTCATAGTTTCCAATACAACATATTTTCGCCCGGTCGTTAACGTGATTGTCGTATCAGGAAACTCCTCGACCGATTCTATGTATAGTGCATTTAATGAGAACGGTTTTTTATTTAATTTTGTTAGAGTAATCATAGGATGTAAGGGCCGGGATTAAGAAGCCGGCCCAGCCCCCTTCCTTTTCATAAATTTAAAGACAGATCAATTATCGTTTAAGATTTACTAGTTCTTGTAAGATCTCATCAGAAGTTGTGATAATACGAGAGTTTGCCTGGAAACCACGTTGAGCTACTATCATTTCAGTGAATTCTTCAGATAGGTCAACATTTGACATTTCAAGGAAACCAGATTGAACTGATCCTCGCCCTTCTGAGTTAGGTGCGCCAATGACTGGACCACCTGAGTTATTTGATGGTTTAAAATAGTTACCACCAACTTTTGTTAAACCACCTGGATTCGCAAAACGAGCAAGTTGAATTGTTCCAGCTGTTACTAACGTATTGTTTTGTGTGTAAGAAACTGTACCATCTTGACCAATTGTGATCTCTGTTGCATCTGTTGGTATTGCAGCTTCATTGTCCATTAATACCTTTTTACCATCTGCTGTTACAAGTGTACCGTTGCTATCCAAGTAAAAGTTACCTGCACGTGTAAAGTATTGTTCATTTCCATCTTGAACAACGAAATAACCATCACCTGAAATTGCACAGTCTAAAGTTCGGTTTGTTGTTTGCATGGAACCAGCATCATGTATAGTATCAATTGCTGCAAGTTGTGATCCAAGACCGATTTGCTTAGGATTTGTACCACCAAGGTTTGCTCCTGGAGCTGATGCACCCTGTGTAGTTTGAGAAATTAAATCTTTGAAGATTACGCGACCTTTTTTGAAGCCATAAGTGTTGACGTTTGCAATATTGTTACCAATAACATCTAATTTTGTTTGGAAATTACGAAGACCACTAATTCCAGAATACATAGAACGTAACATAAATTATTTCTTCTCCCTTCAATTTAAAATGTATTACCTCAGTCAATCAGTAATACAAAGGCACCCTCAAAAGGTCCTGCCTTATCCCAACACAATTGTACCGTCAATGTTGGTAAATAATTGATCCTGTGCTTCATGACGATCCATTGCTGTAATAACCGTAGCATTTTTAGCACTCACTATTAGAGCTGCATTGCTTGTTAAAACGAGTGAATCGTTGACACCTTTAGATTTTGCTTCAAATACTTTGTTTGTAATGCGTTCCCATTGATGATCATCAATATGGATATTGCGCTCATGGAGTCTATTAGATGCATGCTTACTCACTTTTAACTGTTTTGTGGTCTGTTCTGCTAATAACTCACTAAATGATTGCTGCTCTAGTTGTTTTACTTGTACTGTTTTTTGTTTAATGCCTGATTGTATAGGATATTGATGCTGAATATATTTAATTGTCGGCATATGTTAACCCTCCATTATTCAGAGATAGAGGATAATTGATCTGCTTGAATTTCTTTATCATTTGATAAAACTAAAACAATGTTACCATCAGCATTCTTTTTAACAGATTTCACAGTAGCACTTGTTTCTTGGTTTTCATCTGTGTATGTAATGTTTTTCCCTATTAACATACTTGCTTCCACTAGCGAATTTGATGCACTTTTTTCTGATGTTCCATCTAATACTTCAGAAATATTCGCAGGTGTTAATTTTTCCCATCTGCAAGTGTAATCGTAACACTATCACCGTTATAAGAAATTTTACTTACAACACCACTTCCAGAATCTACAATTGGATTTCCTTTTTCATCCGTCTTAGATGAAACTTCATGCCAGTTTACACTTTTTCCAATAAAATTGTTATATTGAATTAACTGTGATTGCTTCGAAATCTCTGATAATGAATCAATCGATTTTGATACATTTTGCATTTGTTCTAGAGATGAAAATTGGGCCATTTGAGAAATGAATTCTTTATCATCCATAGGACTGGTAGGATCTTGATTTTGCAATTGCGTAACAAGTAATTGTAAAAAGGCATCTTTATTTAATGAACTATTGCCTGTTTGTTTTGTACTCTTTTTATTTGATAAATAATAACCAGAAGTTACAGCTTTATCTGTTGTTGCATTATTTGTTACAGTAGTATCTGCCATCTACCTAAACCTCCAATTCCATTAAGAAATCATTAAAGTTTGACTTTTCTTCTTCTTTATCATCTTTTTGTTTTTGTTGTTCATT
This window of the Rummeliibacillus pycnus genome carries:
- the fliY gene encoding flagellar motor switch phosphatase FliY; amino-acid sequence: MSDDMLSQEEIEALLRGESIEKNDETSSQTEYNVEDYLDPMSQDALGEIGNISFGSSATALSALLGQKVEITTPTISMINRDKLEEEFPHPYVAIQVEYTIGLMGMNLLVIKQSDAAIIADLMLGGDGEAPAEDLGEIHLSAVQEAMNQMMGSAATSMSTIFNKKVDISPPTIDLMNFSQNQGTENIPSEELLVKVSFRLKIGNLIDSNIMQLLPLEFSKSLVQQLMNPEQEEVAVTAEVQQESPVQPIVGQDVSSTQMAPQEPVTTMQQSAQPVFEQSNNAIQQRAPQQPVNVQQAQFASFENTNLKQSEARNLNMLLDIPLQVTVELGRTKRSVKEILELASGSIIELDKLAGEPVDILVNSRLIAKGEVVVIDENFGVRITDILSKADRLNNLR
- the fliM gene encoding flagellar motor switch protein FliM codes for the protein MAGDVLSQSEIDALLSALSTGEMTADDIKKEEESKKVKVYDFKRALRFSKDQIRSLTRIHENFARLLTTFFSAQLRTYVQITVASVDQIPFEEFIRSIPNMTLINVFEVPPLDGNILMEINPNIAYSMLDRLMGGTGASHSNVDNLTEIETKIMTNLFERSFDNLREAWANIADIDPVLTELEVNPQFLQMISPNETVVVISFNSIIGETSGMINICIPHVVLEPIVPNLSVRYWMQSNKKEVSPEQTAIIEKRVKQSDLEVVAELGISDISIEDFLLLQYGDVIQLNQKISQPLILKVGGIPKFTVQPGKLKNRMAVQVIESLKGGDDDE
- the fliL gene encoding flagellar basal body-associated protein FliL; amino-acid sequence: MKKNKLLSIMLIILVSITLIGVVAVVVITQLNKGTSASSVQNIDDIVAESVDIDEITTNIADDNYAKIALKIQTSSKDAAAELKKRDFQVKSILIGELSEMSKADLEGKKGKELLENTLKTKINGLMQDGEVQQVYITSLIIQ
- a CDS encoding flagellar FlbD family protein, whose amino-acid sequence is MITLTKLNKKPFSLNALYIESVEEFPDTTITLTTGRKYVVLETMNEVQKKIIEFYRSVQLLSNPHVRGEKDEEE
- the flgG gene encoding flagellar basal body rod protein FlgG; the protein is MLRSMYSGISGLRNFQTKLDVIGNNIANVNTYGFKKGRVIFKDLISQTTQGASAPGANLGGTNPKQIGLGSQLAAIDTIHDAGSMQTTNRTLDCAISGDGYFVVQDGNEQYFTRAGNFYLDSNGTLVTADGKKVLMDNEAAIPTDATEITIGQDGTVSYTQNNTLVTAGTIQLARFANPGGLTKVGGNYFKPSNNSGGPVIGAPNSEGRGSVQSGFLEMSNVDLSEEFTEMIVAQRGFQANSRIITTSDEILQELVNLKR
- a CDS encoding TIGR02530 family flagellar biosynthesis protein; translated protein: MPTIKYIQHQYPIQSGIKQKTVQVKQLEQQSFSELLAEQTTKQLKVSKHASNRLHERNIHIDDHQWERITNKVFEAKSKGVNDSLVLTSNAALIVSAKNATVITAMDRHEAQDQLFTNIDGTIVLG
- the flgD gene encoding flagellar hook assembly protein FlgD; translated protein: MADTTVTNNATTDKAVTSGYYLSNKKSTKQTGNSSLNKDAFLQLLVTQLQNQDPTSPMDDKEFISQMAQFSSLEQMQNVSKSIDSLSEISKQSQLIQYNNFIGKSVNWHEVSSKTDEKGNPIVDSGSGVVSKISYNGDSVTITLADGKN